From the Blastopirellula marina genome, one window contains:
- a CDS encoding efflux RND transporter permease subunit, translating to MSQSSWQDRFGWFVLAFFLAVTPVVMIGTKGAWDGIKNRVEDWLPESFEETQRLMWFYERFGTDEMLMVSWKGCTLDDPRIAQYAQAIGANDGIDGEEDAWFGNVITGPDALKALTSEPLELPKSVAVDRLKHLLIGEQGDQTCVVAVVSPAGEANRAGAIEFALAAADQVDGLAREDLIIAGTTLDGVAIDEASKGSLAALNLGSFAVCILIMAVSFRSARATIIVFVLAIFCEQLSMAIMYFSGQQMDSVLTLASNLTYVLSISSGVHLMNYYRESLAERSVKESVGWALRSALIPCLLSAGTTAVGMLSLTVSQIRPVTNFGAYAAASILAAAVVLLVWVPAAMYKFPIDPETWHHKSKSASRLQPIWEMLSLNMNSAKWPIFACSLVAIFISILGVQKISTSAQLHDLFWDDAPILQDYDWLEENVGPLIPIEVVLKIDQPETIQTDERFRIIEHVQKSIQSVEGVSATMSAATFAPIIPPKDEEGFRAVIRRASIRKILEGRLSNYVEMNYLRIEDGDELWRISARVHAADRLNYGELMQCLRESVDQSLTEYPGVEPIYSGSVPLIFKAQSEMLSDLIKSFGLAFVMIAVIMMILLRNVVTGLFSMIPNVLPTLLAFGTMGYLGVQVEIGSLLTASAALGIAVDDSLHFISWFNKALRAGKSKTEATLLAYEHCGLAMIQTSLICSFGLLVFALSPFTPVSRFAWLMCGLLLTALLCDLLILPAILLCFTKKPKPTTEISEAGLGDVRAED from the coding sequence ATGTCCCAATCCTCGTGGCAGGACCGTTTCGGTTGGTTTGTCCTGGCCTTCTTTTTGGCCGTAACTCCCGTTGTCATGATTGGGACCAAAGGCGCATGGGACGGAATCAAGAATCGCGTTGAAGATTGGTTGCCAGAATCGTTCGAAGAAACACAGCGTTTGATGTGGTTCTACGAGCGGTTCGGAACCGACGAAATGCTGATGGTGAGTTGGAAAGGATGCACTCTGGACGACCCTCGGATCGCACAGTACGCCCAGGCGATCGGGGCGAACGATGGAATTGATGGTGAGGAAGATGCCTGGTTTGGCAACGTCATTACTGGGCCAGATGCACTCAAAGCGTTGACCTCCGAACCACTGGAACTGCCCAAGAGCGTGGCCGTTGACCGACTCAAGCACTTGTTGATCGGCGAACAGGGGGATCAGACGTGTGTCGTTGCCGTTGTCTCGCCGGCAGGAGAGGCTAACAGGGCTGGGGCCATTGAATTCGCGCTCGCGGCGGCTGATCAGGTCGATGGTCTAGCTCGAGAAGACCTGATCATTGCCGGGACCACGCTGGACGGAGTGGCCATCGATGAGGCCAGTAAAGGGTCGCTGGCGGCGTTAAATTTGGGGTCCTTCGCCGTTTGTATTCTGATCATGGCGGTCAGTTTTCGCAGTGCCAGGGCAACGATCATTGTATTTGTGCTGGCCATCTTCTGCGAACAACTGAGCATGGCGATCATGTATTTTAGTGGTCAGCAGATGGACTCGGTGCTCACGCTTGCATCGAATTTGACGTACGTTCTCAGTATTTCCTCTGGCGTTCACCTGATGAACTACTATCGCGAGTCATTGGCCGAACGTTCGGTGAAAGAATCGGTTGGTTGGGCATTGCGATCCGCGCTGATTCCTTGTTTGCTGTCGGCCGGAACGACCGCTGTCGGCATGTTGTCATTAACCGTAAGCCAGATCCGTCCTGTGACTAACTTTGGTGCCTACGCAGCGGCATCGATACTGGCCGCAGCCGTAGTGCTGCTGGTTTGGGTGCCGGCGGCCATGTACAAGTTTCCGATCGATCCAGAAACCTGGCATCACAAAAGCAAGTCTGCCTCGCGGCTTCAGCCGATCTGGGAAATGCTCTCGCTAAATATGAACTCGGCCAAATGGCCCATCTTTGCGTGCTCGCTCGTTGCGATTTTTATTAGCATTCTCGGTGTGCAGAAGATCTCGACGTCTGCCCAGCTTCACGATTTGTTTTGGGATGATGCACCCATCTTGCAAGATTACGACTGGCTGGAAGAAAACGTCGGACCGCTTATTCCAATTGAAGTTGTCCTGAAAATCGATCAGCCTGAGACGATTCAAACGGACGAGCGTTTTCGAATAATCGAGCACGTGCAGAAAAGCATCCAATCCGTGGAGGGAGTTTCGGCAACGATGTCCGCTGCGACATTTGCCCCCATTATTCCGCCTAAGGATGAGGAAGGATTTCGTGCCGTGATTCGTCGCGCCTCCATTCGGAAGATCTTGGAGGGTCGCCTGTCGAACTATGTCGAAATGAATTATCTCAGAATCGAAGACGGAGATGAACTTTGGCGGATCAGTGCGCGTGTGCATGCTGCCGATCGCTTGAACTACGGCGAGCTGATGCAGTGTCTACGCGAGTCTGTCGATCAGTCGTTGACAGAGTATCCAGGTGTCGAGCCGATATACTCAGGCTCCGTGCCGCTCATCTTCAAGGCTCAGAGCGAGATGCTTAGTGACCTGATCAAAAGCTTTGGTTTAGCATTCGTGATGATTGCGGTCATCATGATGATTCTGCTGCGAAATGTTGTGACAGGGTTGTTCAGCATGATCCCCAATGTACTGCCGACGCTACTGGCATTCGGTACGATGGGGTACCTCGGAGTTCAGGTCGAAATTGGATCGTTGCTGACGGCAAGTGCGGCGCTTGGGATCGCGGTAGACGATTCGCTGCACTTTATTAGCTGGTTTAACAAAGCTCTACGTGCTGGCAAGTCGAAGACGGAGGCCACGCTGCTAGCCTACGAGCACTGTGGCCTGGCAATGATTCAAACCTCGTTGATTTGCTCGTTTGGTTTATTGGTCTTCGCTCTGAGTCCATTTACGCCGGTGTCGCGGTTTGCATGGTTAATGTGCGGGCTGTTGCTGACGGCGTTGCTTTGTGACCTGCTAATTTTGCCTGCGATTCTGCTTTGCTTCACAAAAAAGCCCAAGCCGACAACCGAAATATCGGAAGCCGGCTTGGGTGACGTACGCGCAGAAGATTAA
- a CDS encoding MBL fold metallo-hydrolase — MIQVGNWRIDIVSGGRFMHDAGVLFGIVPKSIWQTVLPADSQNLVPLAMNCVLARSESQCVLIDTGHGSKLSPLERKSHGLFPGWPLLDDLATLGVTPEQVDHVILSHLHWDHSGGATSKTNGSLHPTFPSAQYVVNRQEWTDATSGQFERSGGYVPADFVPLKEAGALRLVDHLEEVVPGIQVLQTGGHTLGHQAVLVESEGSGLLYLGDIGPTSHHIRKLWCTSYDLDLIRTREVKKQLFDFAAQNAYRVVWNHDIDVPVSQIALHPKREHLVLT; from the coding sequence ATGATTCAAGTTGGAAATTGGCGAATCGACATCGTCTCTGGTGGACGATTCATGCATGACGCTGGCGTGCTATTTGGCATTGTTCCCAAGTCGATCTGGCAAACGGTCCTACCGGCCGATTCGCAGAATCTGGTCCCTTTGGCAATGAACTGCGTTCTGGCTCGTAGCGAGTCACAATGCGTACTGATCGATACCGGCCATGGTTCCAAGCTTTCCCCACTCGAACGAAAATCTCACGGACTTTTCCCAGGCTGGCCCCTGCTCGATGACTTAGCCACGCTGGGTGTTACGCCTGAGCAAGTCGACCACGTAATCCTCAGTCATTTGCACTGGGACCATAGCGGGGGGGCAACATCCAAGACCAATGGCTCCTTGCACCCAACGTTCCCATCAGCCCAGTATGTCGTCAACAGACAAGAATGGACGGATGCCACCTCAGGACAATTCGAGCGTTCCGGAGGCTATGTGCCAGCGGATTTCGTACCTCTTAAAGAAGCCGGAGCGTTGCGTCTTGTCGATCACTTGGAAGAAGTCGTGCCTGGCATTCAGGTCTTACAGACCGGCGGACACACACTCGGTCATCAGGCAGTGCTCGTTGAGTCGGAAGGAAGCGGCCTGCTTTACCTGGGGGATATTGGCCCTACGTCTCATCACATTAGAAAGCTGTGGTGCACATCGTACGATCTCGACCTGATTCGTACACGCGAGGTCAAAAAACAGCTATTTGACTTCGCCGCTCAAAACGCATATCGCGTGGTTTGGAATCACGACATTGACGTTCCAGTCAGCCAGATCGCCCTTCACCCGAAACGCGAGCACCTCGTGCTAACTTAG